The nucleotide window AGTATGTAAGAGAAGCGGAAGCGTTTATGGCAACGGATTATGCGCGTCAGAGTCGTATCAAGCGATTAGAAGAGGAGAACAAAAGATTAGTAGATATACAGACATTGTTAGGAGAACTAGATGGTAAAAGGACGAGTCTCCATGTCCATTTGCTACAACTACAAGATAAACAGGGTATCTTAAAGGAAGAAGAAGCCTTTTACGAAGAACTTGGGAAAATGAAAGGGAAATATGACCACCTACTAAAACTCCAATCCCAGTTCACCGCGTTAAAGGATCAGTATGATGAGCAGGTTACTATTTTAGAAGGGCTTGAAGATGACCAAAACAAGCTGGAAAGTAAGATGAAAAAGCGGAAGCGGATTGAAGAACAACTAGTTGAGGAAATCGAGTCTTCTAATACGGTGTTGAAGAGAGTCTCCAATCAACTGAGTGCTAAACAGGAAGAAAAGGATGTAACAGCCCAGCAGCTTGTTGAGTATATAAAAGAAGTAACAGAAATAAAAGAACTAGTTCCGCAAGTGTATTCAGATATTGCTAGTGAACCTATTCCTGACGTAATACCATCCGTGACAAACTTAAAAAATCAGCGTGAAAACGGAAAAATAATGTTTGACGCGGCTAGAAGGGAACCTGGTATTGACCCGGCAGCACCTGAAAACTATGAAGCCGTTAAGTTCGAGTTTGAACGATTAGATAATGAATACAAGCGAACGAATATTTTACTCGATCAAGATAGACAGCGGGCAGAGGAATTAAAGGACAAGCTAGAAACAACCATTAATATGCGAGTCACGGAAATTCGAAGAAGATTTCAGTCGTATATGAGTCACTTTCAATTTGAAGGTGAAGTTGATTGGGATTCTTCTGAGGATAAAAGAGGAAGAACACACTTCAAGCTGTTCATAAAAGCAAGAAAAGAAGGTCACCGGGGGACAATGGAGGATGTCAGTACAAAGGCACGTGGAGGAAGGGTTGGTAAAGGTGTATCAGGGGGAGAAGAATCACTTAGTTCATTATTATTTGCTTTGGCCCTATTACAAAACCTATCCTTTAAACCAGGGTTCATTGTGTTGGATGAATTTGACAGCGCCTTGGATGAAAACCGTAAATTAAAGGTGTTTGACTTATATGTACAAGAATTAAATAGAAAGTTGATCATCCTTACGCCAAAATCGCACGAAGAACATTACCTAAAGCGCTTCGGAAAGGCATTGGTTGTTCAACATGACCCGACCATTCCTTCTAGTAAAATAGTAGGGATTGTGAAGAAAGATTCGTAGTACGGCTCAACTGAGATGCTGCCCCCAGCGTGTGAAAGCTTTTACATGCTGGGAGCAGCACCTTTTTATGGAAAGGAAGTTATCAGCCGGTTGCATCATGATTTTGATGATTTAGAGCTTTGGTAACCAATTTAAAGACTTCCCGAAGAATGAGCCGTCGTCAATCTAACTTTAGTAGAGGCAGGCAAAGAATATGTAGGAGATTAAGAGGATGTTCTTTTGTGTTTCTTGGTAGTAATTAACAAAATAATGATTTAAAGACCATAAATGATTTATGGCCTTTTTGTGGTGTATTTTGTAATATATGCATGCCTTTTAATGAACATTAATACATTATATAAGCTTTTATACTCGTTATCGGGTTCACGTTTTTTTTGCCTCATGATCATTCTCATCATATTTTACATGTAGATGAAATGGATCAAATTGTTTAACCTCCTGGGGTGCTTCATCAGGATGATAATGGGCATGAAATTTCATTAAAGTTGTTGAACTATCCTGCCAGTCATAGTAATATTCAATAATCTCATTAGTTGTATTGTCTATAAGTTCTATACATTTTAGGGGAGGGATGGGTAAAAAAAGTTTAAACCTGATTAGTTTAGCCTGAACGGTAATATTGGGCCCACGCGATTCACCATAAATATTATTCACTTCTTCAATAATATCTCGAAAGTCTAGCCTTTCATACCGTGGGAAATTTGTCCGTTTAATCCCTAGGGTCTTTACCACGTTTTATCCTTTTTAAGAAGAAGGACCACATCGCTGCATCTGTTTCTTCTTCATCCGTTAAATTATCCCAATCCTTTTCCCCGAATACCGTTTGGAAATCCTGCCCCATATACTTATTTTTAAAATGATTTAGATAGGAGTAAATTTGTTCTTCCTCACTAACAAAACTATTTTGTTTTGGCTTGTTCCATTCCATTGCATCTTCTTCGAAGGCTGTAACAACGTCTTTTACTTGATATCGAACTCCAGATGGAGCATCAAACCAAGTGTTTGGATGAATTTTTAATTTTTCATTAGTTGTTTTGCGAGATATTGTATTAAATTGGCCATCGCTTTCAAATAAAAAGCGACCTTCATTAATCCAATTATTAATGGTTGTTGTGCTGACACTAAAATAATTAGCAAGTTGACCGGTGCTAAAGCCTTTAACATCTTTAGAAAGTTTATTAGGCCTAAATTTAAATACTTTTCCTTTGTGCTTATCAGTGGCTATCTTCATCATATCCAGCAAGATTTCCTCAAGCGCATATTTAGCAAACTTTTGATCATCAAGAAGTAATTCATCTGAAAATTCCATCTTTGGTTTAATAGAATCTTGAACAAGGTTGTACATTGTTTTAATTAATATCAGACGAAATTGCTTATCCGAAAAACTAGTAGCAGCCCATTCCCCCACTTCCATTTGATTAAGTAATTGAATTTTCTCTTCATAGATTCTTTGTTCATTTTTTGTAATAGGCATTAACATATCACCTCTCACCCCCAATATATCAGACAACTGCAATTTACTGCAAGTAATAACAAGAAATAAAAACCTACTACAATTATTACTATGGTATTTAAAAAATATACCCTTTTCTTAAAAAGAAGCTGATACATTACCAGATCCCCGGTGAGGTAACGCTTTAACGCTTCGGGGGCATGCATCACATTCCGGAAGGTTCCAAGAATCTGATTTAGAGATCATTGGTGCCAGCCCTAGTAAGTGACGGTATCCGTCTTAAATTTGGCTTTACCATAGGGGAAAGAATAGCAGAAGTGCCTAGTGTTTTGTTTTTTATTTGTAATTACATGGGGAGCTAATTTCAATTACAAAATCATCAATATCCATCGAATCAAAGATTTATCATCTTAAATTATGTTTGTGGACGGAATTTTTTTGAACCCCCTGTGAAT belongs to Neobacillus sp. OS1-2 and includes:
- a CDS encoding DUF6516 family protein, with the protein product MVKTLGIKRTNFPRYERLDFRDIIEEVNNIYGESRGPNITVQAKLIRFKLFLPIPPLKCIELIDNTTNEIIEYYYDWQDSSTTLMKFHAHYHPDEAPQEVKQFDPFHLHVKYDENDHEAKKT